A region from the Symphalangus syndactylus isolate Jambi chromosome 2, NHGRI_mSymSyn1-v2.1_pri, whole genome shotgun sequence genome encodes:
- the GBF1 gene encoding Golgi-specific brefeldin A-resistance guanine nucleotide exchange factor 1 isoform X10: MVDKNIYIIQGEINVVVGAIKRNARWSTHTPLDEERDPLLHSFSHLKEVLNSITELSEIEPNVFLRPFLEVIRSEDTTGPITGLALTSVNKFLSYALIDPTHEGTAEGMENMADAVTHARFVGTDPASDEVVLMKILQILRTLLLTPVGAHLTNESVCEIMQSCFRICFEMRLSELLRKSAEHTLVDMVQLLFTRLPQFKEEPKSYVGTNMKKLKMRAGGMSDSSKWKKQKRSPRPPRHMTKVTPGSELPTPNGTTLSSNLTGSMPFIDVPTPISSASSEAASAVVSPSTDSGLEFSSQTTSKEDLTDLEQPGSPGYSTATEPGSSELGVPEQPDLQQEGTHVEKSQSASVESIPEVLEECTSPADHSDSASVHDMDYVNPRGVRFTQSSQKEGTALVPYGLPCIRELFRFLISLTNPHDRHNSEVMIHMGLHLLTVALESAPVAQCQTLLGLIKDEMCRHLFQLLSIERLNLYAASLRVCFLLFESMREHLKFQMEMYIKKLMEIITVENPKMPYEMKEMALEAIVQLWRIPSFVTELYINYDCDYYCSNLFEDLTKLLSKNAFPVSGQLYTTHLLSLDALLTVIDSTEAHCQAKVLNSLTQQEKKETARPSCEIVDGTREASNTERTASDGKAVGMASDIPGLHLPGGGWLPPEHGKPGRSDMEEAVDSGADKKFARKPPRFSCLLPDPRELIEIKNKKKLLITGTEQFNQKPKKGIQFLQEKGLLTIPMDNTEVAQWLRENPRLDKKMIGEFVSDRKNIDLLESFVSTFSFQGLRLDEALRLYLEAFRLPGEAPVIQRLLEAFTERWMNCNGSPFANSDACFSLAYAVIMLNTDQHNHNVRKQNAPMTLEEFRKNLKGVNGGKDFEQDILEDMYHAIKNEEIVMPEEQTGLVRENYVWNVLLHRGATPEGIFLRVPTASYDLDLFTMTWGPTIAALSYVFDKSLEETIIQKAISGFRKCAMISAHYGLSDVFDNLIISLCKFTALSSESIENLPSVFGSNPKAHIAAKTVFHLAHRHGDILREGWKNIMEAMLQLFRAQLLPKAMVEVEDFVDPNGKISLQREETPSNRGESTVLSFVSWLTLSGPEQSSVRGPSTENQEAKRVALECIKQCDPEKMITESKFLQLESLQELMKALVSVTPDEETYDEEDAAFCLEMLLRIVLENRDRVGCVWQTVRDHLYHLCVQAQDFCFLVERAVVGLLRLAIRLLRREEISGQVLLSLRILLLMKPSVLSRVSHQVAYGLHELLKTNAANIHSGDDWATLFTLLECIGSGVKPPAALQATARADAPDAGAQSDSELSSYHQNDVSLDRGYTSDSEVYTDHGRPGKIHRSATDADVVNSGWLVVGKDDIDNSKPGPSHPGPSPLINQYSLTVGLDLGPHDTKSLLKCVESLSFIVRDAAHITPDNFELCVKTLRIFVEASLNGGCKSQEKRGKSHKYDSKGNRFKKKSKEGSMLRRPRTSSQHASRGGQSDDDEDEGVPASYHTVSLQVSQDLLDLMHTLHTRAASIYSSWAEEQRHLETGGQKIEADSRTLWAHCWCPLLQGIACLCCDARRQVRMQALTYLQRALLVHDLQKLDALEWESCFNKVLFPLLTKLLENISPADVGGMEETRMRASTLLSKVFLQHLSPLLSLSTFAALWLTILDFMDKYMHAGSSDLLSEAIPESLKNMLLVMDTAEIFHSADARGGGPSALWEITWERIDCFLPHLRDELFKQTVIQDPIPMEPHGQKPLASAHLTSAAGDTRSPGHPPPPEIPSELGACDFEKPEGPRAASSSSPGSPVASSPSRLSPTPDGPPPLAQPPLILQPLASPLQVGVPPMTLPIILNPALIEATSPVPLLATPRPTDPIPTSEVN, from the exons ATCCCACCCATGAGGGCACAGCAGAGGGCATGGAGAACATGGCGGATGCTGTCACCCATGCTCGTTTTGTGGGCACTGATCCTGCCAGTGATGAAGTTGTCCTGATGAAAATCCTTCAG ATTCTACGGACTCTGCTGCTAACCCCAGTGGGTGCCCACCTTACCAATGAATCTGTGTGTGAGATTATGCAGTCTTGCTTCCGGATCTGCTTTGAAATGAGGCTCAGTG AGTTATTGAGAAAATCCGCAGAGCACACTCTCGTAGACATGGTGCAGCTGCTCTTCACAAG GTTACCTCAGTTTAAAGAAGAACCCAAGAGCTATGTGGGGACCAACATGAAGAAG CTGAAAATGAGAGCTGGAGGCATGAGTGATTCAtccaaatggaagaaacagaAGAGATCCCCTCGGCCCCCACGCCATATGACCAAAGTCACACCAGGTTCAGAGCTGCCCACTCCCAATGGAACCACCTTATCATCTAACCTCACTG GCAGCATGCCCTTCATTGATGTGCCCACTCCCATCTCCTCTGCAAGTTCAGAAGCTGCCTCAGCAGTGGTCAGTCCCTCTACAGACAGTGGCCTGGAATTCTCCTCCCAAACCACTTCCAAGGAAGACCTTACTGATCTAGAGCAACCTGGCTCTCCAGGGTACAGCACAGCTACAGAACCTGGGAGCAGTGAGCTAGGTGTTCCCGAGCAGCCTGACCTCCAG CAGGAAGGGACCCATGTGGAAAAGTCCCAGTCAGCATCTGTGGAGTCCATCCCTGAAGTGTTAGAGGAGTGCACGTCCCCTGCCGACCACTCTGACTCTGCCTCTGTCCATGACATGGATTACGTCAATCCCCGGGGCGTGCGCTTTACACAGTCCTCCCAGAAAGAAG GCACAGCTTTGGTCCCCTATGGTCTTCCCTGCATCCGCGAGCTCTTCCGCTTCCTCATCTCCCTCACCAATCCACACGACCGCCATAACTCAGAGGTTATGATTCACATGGGACTGCATTTGCTGACAGTGGCCCTTGAGTCAGCCCCTGTAGCCCAGTGCCAGACCCTCTTGGGCCTCATCAAGGATGAGATGTGCCGTCACTTATTCCAG CTACTCAGCATAGAGCGACTGAACCTTTATGCTGCTTCCCTGCGAGTATGCTTCCTACTGTTTGAGAGCATGCGAGAGCACCTCAAGTTCCAAATGGAG atgtacatcaaaaagcttatggaGATCATCACTGTGGAGAACCCCAAGATGCCTTACGAGATGAAGGAGATGGCACTGGAGGCCATTGTGCAGCTCTGGCGCATCCCCAGCTTTGTCACAGAGCTCTACATCAACTATGATTGTGACTACTACTGTTCCAACCTCTTTGAGGATCTCACAAAGCTGCTGTCCAAG AATGCCTTCCCTGTGTCTGGTCAACTCTATACAACACACCTACTATCTCTTGATGCCCTATTGACAGTGATTGACAGCACCGAGGCCCACTGCcaggccaaagtcctcaacagCCTCACCCAGCAAGAGAAGAAGGAGACAGCCAGACCAAGCTGTGAGATAGTAGATGGCACCCGAGAAGCTAGCAATA CTGAGAGAACTGCCAGCGATGGGAAAGCTGTAGGCATGGCCTCAGACATCCCAGGCCTGCATCTGCCAGGTGGAGGGTGGCTGCCACCAGAACATGGGAAACCAGGACGCAGTGATATGGAGGAAGCTGTTGACTCTGGGG CTGACAAAAAGTTTGCCCGGAAGCCACCTCGATTTTCCTGTCTCCTGCCAGATCCACGGGAactaattgaaattaaaaacaaaaagaag CTGCTAATCACTGGCACAGAGCAGTTCAATCAGAAACCAAAGAAGGGGATTCAGTTTCTGCAAGAGAAAGGCCTCCTCACCATCCCAATGGACAACACAGAGGTTGCTCAGTGGCTCCGAGAGAACCCTCGGCTGGACAAGAAGATGATTGGAGAGTTTGTGAGTGACCGCAAAAACATTGACCTGTTGGAGAGCTTTGTGAG CACCTTCAGTTTTCAGGGTCTGCGACTGGACGAAGCTCTCCGCCTCTACCTGGAAGCCTTCCGTTTGCCTGGGGAAGCACCAGTCATCCAGAGGTTGCTGGAGGCATTCACAGAGCGTTGGATG AATTGTAATGGCTCCCCATTTGCCAATAGCGATGCCTGCTTTTCCCTGGCCTATGCTGTCATCATGCTTAATACTGACCAGCACAACCACAATGTTCGTAAACAGAATGCACCCATGACCCTGGAG GAGTTTCGCAAAAATCTAAAAGGTGTGAACGGAGGCAAGGACTTTGAGCAAGACATCCTGGAGGACATGTACCATGCCATCAA GAATGAGGAAATTGTAATGCCTGAGGAACAGACAGGCTTGGTTCGGGAGAACTATGTGTGGAATGTGCTGCTTCATCGAGGTGCCACCCCTGAGGGCATATTCCTGCGTGTGCCTACTGCCAGCTATGATCTTGACCTCTTCACCATGACCTGGGGCCCCACTATTGCTGCTCTCTCTTATGTCTTTGACAAAAGCCTTGAGGAGACAATCATCCAGAAAGCCATCTCAGGCTTCAG GAAGTGCGCCATGATCTCCGCCCACTATGGCCTCAGCGATGTGTTTGACAATCTCATCATCTCTCTATGCAAATTCACAGCTCTCAGCAGTGAG TCTATTGAGAACCTGCCCAGTGTATTTGGAAGCAACCCTAAAGCCCATATTGCAGCCAAGACAGTATTCCATTTGGCCCATCGTCATGGTGACATCTTGCGGGAGGGCTGGAAGAATATCATGGAGGCCATGCTGCAGCTCTTCCGAGCCCAACTACTGCCCAAGGCTATGGTAGAG GTAGAAGATTTTGTGGATCCCAATGGCAAGATCTCTCTACAGCGGGAAGAGACACCATCAAACCG AGGAGAGTCAACAGTGCTGAGCTTTGTGAGCTGGCTAACACTGAGTGGTCCTGAGCAGTCTAGTGTGCGGGGCCCATCCACTGAAAACCAAGAGGCCAAGAGAGTGGCCTTAGAGTGTATAAAG CAATGTGACCCAGAAAAAATGATCACAGAAAGCAAGTTCCTCCAGCTGGAATCACTACAGGAGCTCATGAAG GCTCTGGTCTCAGTGACACCAGATGAAGAGACATATGATGAGGAAGATGCTGCTTTCTGCCTAGAGATGCTGCTAAGGATTGTGTTGGAGAACAG GGATCGTGTGGGCTGTGTGTGGCAGACTGTTCGAGACCATCTATACCACCTCTGTGTTCAGGCACAAGATTTCTGCTTCCTTGTGGAGCGGGCAGTGGTGGGGTTGCTACGCCTGGCCATTCGGCTGCTCCGGAGAGAAGAGATCAGTGGTCAG GTGCTGCTCTCTCTACGCATTTTGCTACTGATGAAACCCAGTGTGCTATCCCGAGTCAGCCACCAGGTTGCGTACGGGCTCCATGAACTCCTGAAGACCAACGCAGCCAACATCCACTCAGGTGATGACTGGGCCACACTCTTCACGCTGCTGGAGTGCATCGGCTCAGGTGTGAAGCCTCCAGCTGCTCTGCAGGCCACAGCCAGAGCAGATGCACCTGATGCTG GGGCCCAGTCAGACAGTGAGCTCTCATCCTACCATCAGAATGATGTGAGCCTGGATCGAGGGTACACTTCCGACTCAGAGGTCTACACTGACCATGGCAGGCCGGGCAAGATACACCGATCAGCCACAGATGCCGATGTGGTCAACAGTGGTTGGTTAGTG GTCGGGAAGGATGACATTGATAACTCCAAGCCAGGGCCCAGCCACCCAGGCCCTTCACCCCTGATCAATCAATACAGCCTAACAGTGGGACTGGATTTGGGGCCACATGACACTAAGTCTCTGCTTAAGTGTGTGGAATCGCTGTCCTTCATCGTGCGTGATGCTGCCCATATCACACCTGACAACTTCGAGCTCTGTGTCAAGACTCTCCGGATCTTTGTGGAGGCCAGTCTGAATGGCG GATGCAAGTCCCAGGAGAAACGTGGCAAGAGTCACAAATATGACAGCAAAGGGAACCGCTTCAAGAAGAAATCCAAAGAGGGATCAATGCTTCGCCGGCCTCGAACCTCCAGCCAACATGCCTCTCGGGGCGGGCAGAGTGATGATGATGAGGACGAAGGCGTGCCTGCCAGCTACCATACGGTGTCTTTACAGGTCAGTCAGGAC TTGCTAGACCTGATGCACACCCTGCACACGCGGGCAGCCTCTATCTACAGCTCATGGGCGGAGGAGCAACGCCACCTGGAGACAGGTGGCCAGAAGATTGAAGCTGATTCTCGCACCCTCTGGGCCCACTGCTGGTGCCCTTTACTGCAGG GTATTGCCTGCCTGTGCTGCGATGCCCGGCGCCAGGTACGGATGCAGGCACTGACCTATCTGCAGCGAGCACTACTTGTACATGATCTGCAAAAGCTAGATGCCCTGGAATGGGAGTCCTGTTTTAACAAG GTGCTGTTTCCTCTACTTACCAAGCTCTTGGAGAACATCAGCCCTGCAGATGTGGGTGGGATGGAGGAGACCCGGATGAGGGCTTCCACATTGCTCTCTAAG GTCTTCCTGCAGCACCTGTCTCCACTGCTGTCACTCTCTACCTTTGCGGCCCTCTGGCTCACCATCTTGGACTTCATGGACAAGTACATGCACGCAGGTTCCAGCGACTTACTG TCAGAGGCGATCCCTGAGTCTCTGAAGAACATGCTTCTGGTGATGGACACAGCGGAGATTTTCCACAGTGCAGATGCACGGGGAGGCGGCCCCTCGGCCCTCTGGGAGATCACCTGGGAACGCATTGACTGTTTTCTGCCTCACCTACGAGATGAACTCTTCAAGCAGACCGTCATCCAGG ACCCCATACCCATGGAGCCTCATGGCCAAAAGCCTCTCGCCTCAGCCCACCTGACTTCCGCTGCTGGCGACACCAGGTCACCTGGCCATCCACCGCCCCCAGAGATTCCATCTGAGCTGGGGGCCTGTG ACTTTGAGAAGCCTGAAGGCCCCCGAGCCGCCAGCAGCAGCTCCCCAGGATCACCAGTGGCCTCAAGCCCCAGCAGGCTGAGCCCCACCCCCGATGGGCCTCCACCCTTGGCTCAGCCCCCACTGATCCTGCAGCCCTTGGCCTCCCCACTGCAGGTGGGCGTGCCACCTATGACTCTGCCCATCATCCTCAACCCTGCGCTCATCGAGGCCACCTCACCAGTGCCCCTCCTGGCCACACCCCGCCCCACAGATCCCATACCCACCTCTGAGGTCAACTAA
- the GBF1 gene encoding Golgi-specific brefeldin A-resistance guanine nucleotide exchange factor 1 isoform X28 — protein sequence MVDKNIYIIQGEINVVVGAIKRNARWSTHTPLDEERDPLLHSFSHLKEVLNSITELSEIEPNVFLRPFLEVIRSEDTTGPITGLALTSVNKFLSYALIDPTHEGTAEGMENMADAVTHARFVGTDPASDEVVLMKILQILRTLLLTPVGAHLTNESVCEIMQSCFRICFEMRLSELLRKSAEHTLVDMVQLLFTRLPQFKEEPKSYVGTNMKKISPCLLNKLELSSGEQTKALNQLERVLLFKNLKLKMRAGGMSDSSKWKKQKRSPRPPRHMTKVTPGSELPTPNGTTLSSNLTGSMPFIDVPTPISSASSEAASAVVSPSTDSGLEFSSQTTSKEDLTDLEQPGSPGYSTATEPGSSELGVPEQPDLQQEGTHVEKSQSASVESIPEVLEECTSPADHSDSASVHDMDYVNPRGVRFTQSSQKEGTALVPYGLPCIRELFRFLISLTNPHDRHNSEVMIHMGLHLLTVALESAPVAQCQTLLGLIKDEMCRHLFQLLSIERLNLYAASLRVCFLLFESMREHLKFQMEMYIKKLMEIITVENPKMPYEMKEMALEAIVQLWRIPSFVTELYINYDCDYYCSNLFEDLTKLLSKNAFPVSGQLYTTHLLSLDALLTVIDSTEAHCQAKVLNSLTQQEKKETARPSCEIVDGTREASNTERTASDGKAVGMASDIPGLHLPGGGWLPPEHGKPGRSDMEEAVDSGADKKFARKPPRFSCLLPDPRELIEIKNKKKLLITGTEQFNQKPKKGIQFLQEKGLLTIPMDNTEVAQWLRENPRLDKKMIGEFVSDRKNIDLLESFVSTFSFQGLRLDEALRLYLEAFRLPGEAPVIQRLLEAFTERWMNCNGSPFANSDACFSLAYAVIMLNTDQHNHNVRKQNAPMTLEEFRKNLKGVNGGKDFEQDILEDMYHAIKNEEIVMPEEQTGLVRENYVWNVLLHRGATPEGIFLRVPTASYDLDLFTMTWGPTIAALSYVFDKSLEETIIQKAISGFRKCAMISAHYGLSDVFDNLIISLCKFTALSSESIENLPSVFGSNPKAHIAAKTVFHLAHRHGDILREGWKNIMEAMLQLFRAQLLPKAMVEVEDFVDPNGKISLQREETPSNRGESTVLSFVSWLTLSGPEQSSVRGPSTENQEAKRVALECIKQCDPEKMITESKFLQLESLQELMKALVSVTPDEETYDEEDAAFCLEMLLRIVLENRDRVGCVWQTVRDHLYHLCVQAQDFCFLVERAVVGLLRLAIRLLRREEISGQVLLSLRILLLMKPSVLSRVSHQVAYGLHELLKTNAANIHSGDDWATLFTLLECIGSGVKPPAALQATARADAPDAGAQSDSELSSYHQNDVSLDRGYTSDSEVYTDHGRPGKIHRSATDADVVNSGWLVVGKDDIDNSKPGPSHPGPSPLINQYSLTVGLDLGPHDTKSLLKCVESLSFIVRDAAHITPDNFELCVKTLRIFVEASLNGGGSGCKSQEKRGKSHKYDSKGNRFKKKSKEGSMLRRPRTSSQHASRGGQSDDDEDEGVPASYHTVSLQVSQDLLDLMHTLHTRAASIYSSWAEEQRHLETGGQKIEADSRTLWAHCWCPLLQGIACLCCDARRQVRMQALTYLQRALLVHDLQKLDALEWESCFNKVGLPAGLKIKFKS from the exons ATCCCACCCATGAGGGCACAGCAGAGGGCATGGAGAACATGGCGGATGCTGTCACCCATGCTCGTTTTGTGGGCACTGATCCTGCCAGTGATGAAGTTGTCCTGATGAAAATCCTTCAG ATTCTACGGACTCTGCTGCTAACCCCAGTGGGTGCCCACCTTACCAATGAATCTGTGTGTGAGATTATGCAGTCTTGCTTCCGGATCTGCTTTGAAATGAGGCTCAGTG AGTTATTGAGAAAATCCGCAGAGCACACTCTCGTAGACATGGTGCAGCTGCTCTTCACAAG GTTACCTCAGTTTAAAGAAGAACCCAAGAGCTATGTGGGGACCAACATGAAGAAG ATATCTCCATGTCTCCTCAACAAACTGGAGCTAAGTAGTGGGGAGCAGACCAAAGCCCTGAACCAGTTAGAGAGGGTACTACTCTTTAAGAACCTCaag CTGAAAATGAGAGCTGGAGGCATGAGTGATTCAtccaaatggaagaaacagaAGAGATCCCCTCGGCCCCCACGCCATATGACCAAAGTCACACCAGGTTCAGAGCTGCCCACTCCCAATGGAACCACCTTATCATCTAACCTCACTG GCAGCATGCCCTTCATTGATGTGCCCACTCCCATCTCCTCTGCAAGTTCAGAAGCTGCCTCAGCAGTGGTCAGTCCCTCTACAGACAGTGGCCTGGAATTCTCCTCCCAAACCACTTCCAAGGAAGACCTTACTGATCTAGAGCAACCTGGCTCTCCAGGGTACAGCACAGCTACAGAACCTGGGAGCAGTGAGCTAGGTGTTCCCGAGCAGCCTGACCTCCAG CAGGAAGGGACCCATGTGGAAAAGTCCCAGTCAGCATCTGTGGAGTCCATCCCTGAAGTGTTAGAGGAGTGCACGTCCCCTGCCGACCACTCTGACTCTGCCTCTGTCCATGACATGGATTACGTCAATCCCCGGGGCGTGCGCTTTACACAGTCCTCCCAGAAAGAAG GCACAGCTTTGGTCCCCTATGGTCTTCCCTGCATCCGCGAGCTCTTCCGCTTCCTCATCTCCCTCACCAATCCACACGACCGCCATAACTCAGAGGTTATGATTCACATGGGACTGCATTTGCTGACAGTGGCCCTTGAGTCAGCCCCTGTAGCCCAGTGCCAGACCCTCTTGGGCCTCATCAAGGATGAGATGTGCCGTCACTTATTCCAG CTACTCAGCATAGAGCGACTGAACCTTTATGCTGCTTCCCTGCGAGTATGCTTCCTACTGTTTGAGAGCATGCGAGAGCACCTCAAGTTCCAAATGGAG atgtacatcaaaaagcttatggaGATCATCACTGTGGAGAACCCCAAGATGCCTTACGAGATGAAGGAGATGGCACTGGAGGCCATTGTGCAGCTCTGGCGCATCCCCAGCTTTGTCACAGAGCTCTACATCAACTATGATTGTGACTACTACTGTTCCAACCTCTTTGAGGATCTCACAAAGCTGCTGTCCAAG AATGCCTTCCCTGTGTCTGGTCAACTCTATACAACACACCTACTATCTCTTGATGCCCTATTGACAGTGATTGACAGCACCGAGGCCCACTGCcaggccaaagtcctcaacagCCTCACCCAGCAAGAGAAGAAGGAGACAGCCAGACCAAGCTGTGAGATAGTAGATGGCACCCGAGAAGCTAGCAATA CTGAGAGAACTGCCAGCGATGGGAAAGCTGTAGGCATGGCCTCAGACATCCCAGGCCTGCATCTGCCAGGTGGAGGGTGGCTGCCACCAGAACATGGGAAACCAGGACGCAGTGATATGGAGGAAGCTGTTGACTCTGGGG CTGACAAAAAGTTTGCCCGGAAGCCACCTCGATTTTCCTGTCTCCTGCCAGATCCACGGGAactaattgaaattaaaaacaaaaagaag CTGCTAATCACTGGCACAGAGCAGTTCAATCAGAAACCAAAGAAGGGGATTCAGTTTCTGCAAGAGAAAGGCCTCCTCACCATCCCAATGGACAACACAGAGGTTGCTCAGTGGCTCCGAGAGAACCCTCGGCTGGACAAGAAGATGATTGGAGAGTTTGTGAGTGACCGCAAAAACATTGACCTGTTGGAGAGCTTTGTGAG CACCTTCAGTTTTCAGGGTCTGCGACTGGACGAAGCTCTCCGCCTCTACCTGGAAGCCTTCCGTTTGCCTGGGGAAGCACCAGTCATCCAGAGGTTGCTGGAGGCATTCACAGAGCGTTGGATG AATTGTAATGGCTCCCCATTTGCCAATAGCGATGCCTGCTTTTCCCTGGCCTATGCTGTCATCATGCTTAATACTGACCAGCACAACCACAATGTTCGTAAACAGAATGCACCCATGACCCTGGAG GAGTTTCGCAAAAATCTAAAAGGTGTGAACGGAGGCAAGGACTTTGAGCAAGACATCCTGGAGGACATGTACCATGCCATCAA GAATGAGGAAATTGTAATGCCTGAGGAACAGACAGGCTTGGTTCGGGAGAACTATGTGTGGAATGTGCTGCTTCATCGAGGTGCCACCCCTGAGGGCATATTCCTGCGTGTGCCTACTGCCAGCTATGATCTTGACCTCTTCACCATGACCTGGGGCCCCACTATTGCTGCTCTCTCTTATGTCTTTGACAAAAGCCTTGAGGAGACAATCATCCAGAAAGCCATCTCAGGCTTCAG GAAGTGCGCCATGATCTCCGCCCACTATGGCCTCAGCGATGTGTTTGACAATCTCATCATCTCTCTATGCAAATTCACAGCTCTCAGCAGTGAG TCTATTGAGAACCTGCCCAGTGTATTTGGAAGCAACCCTAAAGCCCATATTGCAGCCAAGACAGTATTCCATTTGGCCCATCGTCATGGTGACATCTTGCGGGAGGGCTGGAAGAATATCATGGAGGCCATGCTGCAGCTCTTCCGAGCCCAACTACTGCCCAAGGCTATGGTAGAG GTAGAAGATTTTGTGGATCCCAATGGCAAGATCTCTCTACAGCGGGAAGAGACACCATCAAACCG AGGAGAGTCAACAGTGCTGAGCTTTGTGAGCTGGCTAACACTGAGTGGTCCTGAGCAGTCTAGTGTGCGGGGCCCATCCACTGAAAACCAAGAGGCCAAGAGAGTGGCCTTAGAGTGTATAAAG CAATGTGACCCAGAAAAAATGATCACAGAAAGCAAGTTCCTCCAGCTGGAATCACTACAGGAGCTCATGAAG GCTCTGGTCTCAGTGACACCAGATGAAGAGACATATGATGAGGAAGATGCTGCTTTCTGCCTAGAGATGCTGCTAAGGATTGTGTTGGAGAACAG GGATCGTGTGGGCTGTGTGTGGCAGACTGTTCGAGACCATCTATACCACCTCTGTGTTCAGGCACAAGATTTCTGCTTCCTTGTGGAGCGGGCAGTGGTGGGGTTGCTACGCCTGGCCATTCGGCTGCTCCGGAGAGAAGAGATCAGTGGTCAG GTGCTGCTCTCTCTACGCATTTTGCTACTGATGAAACCCAGTGTGCTATCCCGAGTCAGCCACCAGGTTGCGTACGGGCTCCATGAACTCCTGAAGACCAACGCAGCCAACATCCACTCAGGTGATGACTGGGCCACACTCTTCACGCTGCTGGAGTGCATCGGCTCAGGTGTGAAGCCTCCAGCTGCTCTGCAGGCCACAGCCAGAGCAGATGCACCTGATGCTG GGGCCCAGTCAGACAGTGAGCTCTCATCCTACCATCAGAATGATGTGAGCCTGGATCGAGGGTACACTTCCGACTCAGAGGTCTACACTGACCATGGCAGGCCGGGCAAGATACACCGATCAGCCACAGATGCCGATGTGGTCAACAGTGGTTGGTTAGTG GTCGGGAAGGATGACATTGATAACTCCAAGCCAGGGCCCAGCCACCCAGGCCCTTCACCCCTGATCAATCAATACAGCCTAACAGTGGGACTGGATTTGGGGCCACATGACACTAAGTCTCTGCTTAAGTGTGTGGAATCGCTGTCCTTCATCGTGCGTGATGCTGCCCATATCACACCTGACAACTTCGAGCTCTGTGTCAAGACTCTCCGGATCTTTGTGGAGGCCAGTCTGAATGGCGGTGGGTCAG GATGCAAGTCCCAGGAGAAACGTGGCAAGAGTCACAAATATGACAGCAAAGGGAACCGCTTCAAGAAGAAATCCAAAGAGGGATCAATGCTTCGCCGGCCTCGAACCTCCAGCCAACATGCCTCTCGGGGCGGGCAGAGTGATGATGATGAGGACGAAGGCGTGCCTGCCAGCTACCATACGGTGTCTTTACAGGTCAGTCAGGAC TTGCTAGACCTGATGCACACCCTGCACACGCGGGCAGCCTCTATCTACAGCTCATGGGCGGAGGAGCAACGCCACCTGGAGACAGGTGGCCAGAAGATTGAAGCTGATTCTCGCACCCTCTGGGCCCACTGCTGGTGCCCTTTACTGCAGG GTATTGCCTGCCTGTGCTGCGATGCCCGGCGCCAGGTACGGATGCAGGCACTGACCTATCTGCAGCGAGCACTACTTGTACATGATCTGCAAAAGCTAGATGCCCTGGAATGGGAGTCCTGTTTTAACAAGGTGGGACTTCCTGCTGGtcttaagataaagttcaaatccTAA